In the genome of Nyctibius grandis isolate bNycGra1 chromosome 18, bNycGra1.pri, whole genome shotgun sequence, one region contains:
- the SPECC1 gene encoding cytospin-B isoform X4: MKSTARPWSAMAKQGSHGVDRGKSLSTTSTGMKASKSSTSLAFESRLSKLKRASSDDALTKPGVPAASGVSRLKKTITTGAISELAESRLKPSTGTVSAAKRTGIPAPREISSSVSRERAVLRGQANTRKTQPSPTSSGTPTPTKHVRPTSKSKQENETGDKAVLESQVKELLAEAKTKDSEITKLRCELKKCKEKGSLNAEGMGASNQNLEPVSPVDIDPLIRTLQEKNRTFQKELASLGEENRVLKEKLLYLENSPLSDTTTSSGGDSSLPTPTTQESSFGSPSKNVSRGEMVEHRQQVNGGALRNSGSSSSDVTKASLSPDASDFEHIADIPSRPTSSNSNHFKGSKCSTTGSSPNNISDLSVASLTERIQKMEENHHSTAEELQATLQELSDQQQMVQELTAENEKLVEEKALLETSFHQHRDRAEQLSQENEKLMTLLQERSKNEESRAQEGKILELEQKCAEVLEKAQFEREKLLNIQQQLTSSLRSLEREHQDAQQVITSLREENEKLLKLLEAEQQSNSTVTKTLEDCKIALEGLKIENGSLKTQLESEKQKAAEINAMGCTTDNSEVQEMLKVAHAEKDQLEAACTELKQELLKANSELKHVQGLLSKAENECGQLKEVCDRQAEQLSRTSQKLQEKTSENEADIKNLKETIFELEDQVEQHRAIKLHNNQLISDLESKAMKLEEQKQDTERQLKALTKQMKEDTEEWRRFQADLQTAVVVANDIKCEAQQELRVVKRKLQEEEEKSARLQKELDEVKGSNRCLISTS, translated from the exons atgaagagtaCTGCCAGGCCTTGGAGTGCAATGGCAAAGCAAGGGAGTCATGGGGTTGACAGAGGAAAATCGCTTTCCACCACCTCAACAGGAATGAAGGCATCCAAGTCCTCGACTTCACTTGCCTTTGAATCTCGACTCAGCAAG CTGAAGAGGGCGAGCAGCGATGACGCACTGACCAAACCAGGGGTGCCAGCAGCTTCTGGAGTCTCTAGACTGAAGAAGACCATCACAACAGGAGCGATTTCTGAGCTTGCTGAGAGTCGACTGAAGCCCAGCACAG GAACAGTTTCAGCTGCAAAGCGCACAGGGATTCCAGCACCCCGGGAAATATCGTCATCTGTATCCAGAGAGCGAGCTGTATTGCGTGGTCAAGCCAATACCAGGAAAACACAACCCAGCCCCACCTCTTCTGGTACACCGACTCCTACCAAACACGTGCGCCCCACTAGCAAGTCCAAGCAAGAGAATGAAACTGGTGACAAGGCTGTTCTGGAATCTCAGGTTAAAGAACTTCTGGCAGAAGCAAAGACGAAAGATTCTGAGATTACCAAACTCCGTTGTGAattgaagaaatgcaaagagaaagggTCACTTAATGCTGAAGGAATGGGTGCTTCCAACCAAAATTTAGAACCAGTATCACCTGTTGACATAGATCCATTAATACGGacccttcaggaaaaaaacaggacttTTCAAAAAGAGCTTGCtagcctgggagaagaaaatcgtgttttgaaagagaaattgctTTATCTAGAGAACTCTCCTCTCTCAGACACAACAACAAGCAGTGGAGGTGACAGCAGCCTCCCAACCCCAACTACCCAAGAATCCAGTTTTGGAAGCCCATCAAAAAATGTGTCGAGAGGTGAAATGGTTGAGCACAGGCAGCAGGTGAATGGGGGTGCACTGCGCAACTCAGGTTCTTCCAGCAGTGATGTAACTAAAGCTTCCTTGTCACCTGATGCATCTGATTTTGAACATATAGCAGATATACCCTCCAGGCCAACATCCTCCAACAGCAACCACTTCAAAGGTTCCAAATGCTCCACTACAGGAAGTTCTCCAAACAATATTAGCGACCTTTCTGTTGCATCTCTTACAGAGAGGATACAAAAAATGGAGGAGAATcaccacagcacagcagaagaaTTACAAGCCACTTTGCAGGAGCTGTCAGATCAACAGCAAATGGTGCAGGAGCTGacagcagaaaatgagaagctaGTGGAAGAGAAAGCTCTCCTGGAGACTTCCTTTCATCAACATAGAGATAGAGCAGAACAGCTGAgccaagaaaatgagaagctaATGACTCTTCTCCAAGAGCGATCCAAGaatgaagaaagcagagctcAGGAGGGGAAGATCCTTGAACTGGAACAGAAATGTGCAGAAGTTCTTGAAAAAGCACaatttgaaagagagaaattgcTCAACATCCAACAACAGTTAACCAGCAGCCTACGAAGCTTAGAAAGGGAGCATCAAGATGCCCAGCAGGTGATTACAAGCCTGAGAGAAGAAAACGAGAAGCTGCTTAAACTTCTAGAAGCGGAACAGCAGAGCAACAGCACAGTGACAAAGACTCTGGAGGACTGTAAAATTGCCTTAGAAGGTCTAAAAATTGAGAATGGCTCTCTCAAAACTCAGTTAGAGAGTGAGAAGCAAAAGGCTGCAGAAATCAACGCGATGGGATGTACTACTGACAACTCTGAGGTGCAGGAGATGCTGAAAGTAGCCCATGCAGAAAAGGATCAGTTAGAAGCAGCTTGCACTGAGCTTAAACAAGAGCTGCTGAAAGCAAACAGTGAACTGAAGCACGTTCAGGGTCTGCTATCTAAG GCTGAGAATGAGTGTGGTCAGCTGAAGGAGGTGTGTGACCGGCAGGCTGAGCAACTGAGCAGAACCAGCCAGAAGCTTCAGGAGAAAACATCAGAGAATGAAGCAGAtataaaaaacctgaaagagaCCATTTTTGAGTTGGAGGACCAGGTGGAACAGCATCGTGCTATAAAACTTCACAATAACCAGCTCATCAGTGACCTAGAAA GTAAAGCAATGAAGCTGGAAGAACAAAAACAAGATACAGAGAGGCAGCTGAAGGCTCTGACTAAGCAAATGAAG GAAGATACAGAAGAGTGGAGGCGTTTTCAAGCTGATCTGCAGACTGCAGTGGTCGTAGCCAATGATATAAAGTGTGAAGCCCAGCAGGAGCTCCGCGTGGTAAAGAGGAAGcttcaggaggaagaggagaagagtgcCAGACTGCAAAAGGAGCTGGATGAAGTGAAGGGCAGCAACAG GTGCCTGATCTCTACCAGCTAA